A stretch of Acropora muricata isolate sample 2 chromosome 7, ASM3666990v1, whole genome shotgun sequence DNA encodes these proteins:
- the LOC136921553 gene encoding uncharacterized protein, whose translation MTVCCQFSGVARLSMESYLSLAVLLVSCLGFTGGFWLGGSSNDATVRFHKGSEFGFEKNPSVYSHLVIPPWNRPFKPGYCKSWEWHTDKKYREKRVAICKLYTEGKHECDSETGFCPDKCPYSNGSYPYWRIRNAVDVPFLWVISGLKFYDTAASNKPLNVDPRKGYASSYFGPGYPPSMAFDNNPESLWISNGAAPPGMQWIGYEFPHPVFIGSVQISTEEDKPDRLPALMYVESSCEKYFRQFVTQWVIFNPDHNVNKRYNVFNMAKFTNLGATGRVGPTNVGSHYQGQDHEGQVTVKKGIQMWKVPATGMYTIEASGAAGGYDKFTSSNKRGKGARVKGNFHLKRGAVLKILVGQEGGVNAISGGAGGGGGTFVVTDENTPLLIAGGGGGVDKMKGESPRCHGASSKNANAGYGGSQFQGGTAGRGAEEGDNNYSGGGGGGFETSGRSNQNFGGAKGTGGEGGKSFYKGSLGGRSNQNEVDGGFGGGGGPNGAGGGGGGGGGYSGGASGSRSNSCGGGGGSFNGGQEQTNQSGINNGHGYVIIKLLNVK comes from the exons ATGACGGTGTGTTGTCAGTTTAGCGGCGTTGCTCGTCTAAGCATGGAGTCTTATCTGTCGCTGGCTGTgcttcttgtttcttgtttagGTTTTACCGGTGGTTTCTGGCTTGGCGGTTCCAGCAATGATGCAACTGTGCGTTTCCATAAAGGAAGCGAGTTTGGCTTTGAGAAGAATCCAAGTGTTTATTCCCATTTGGTAATACCGCCGTGGAATCGGCCATTTAAACCTGGATATTGTAAAAGCTGGGAATGGCACACAGACAAAAAATACAGAGAAAAGCGTGTAGCCATCTGCAAACTCTACACTGAAG gAAAGCATGAATGCGACTCTGAAACGGGATTTTGCCCAGACAAGTGCCCTTATTCAAACGGGAGCTACCCGTATTGGCGCATCAGGAACGCAGTGGATGTTCCATTCCTGTGGGTGATCTCTGGACTCAAGTTTTACGACACTGCGGCATCGAACAAACCGCTTAATGTTGATCCTAGGAAAGGCTACGCGAGCAGTTACTTTGGGCCTG GTTACCCACCCAGCATGGCATTTGACAACAACCCTGAAAGTCTTTGGATCTCAAACGGTGCTGCCCCTCCTGGCATGCAGTGGATTGGGTACGAATTTCCTCATCCGGTCTTCATTGGCTCGGTCCAGATCTCCACGGAGGAAGACAAGCCAGACCGTCTTCCGGCCTTGATGTATGTTGAGTCTTCGTGTGAAAAATACTTCCGGcagtttgtcacgcaatggGTGATTTTCAACCCCGACCACAATGTGAACAAGCGTTACAATG TCTTTAACATGGCAAAATTCACCAACCTCGGAGCCACGGGCCGTGTAGGACCCACTAATGTAGGGTCTCATTACCAGGGACAAGATCACGAGGGACAAGTAACTGTTAAGAAGGGAATACAAATGTGGAAGGTCCCCGCAACTGGAATGTACACAATCGAAGCTTCAGGGGCTGCCGGTGGATATGACAAGTTCACTTCTT CTAACAAACGAGGCAAAGGAGCTCGCGTTAAAGGAAATTTCCATTTAAAGAGGGGCGCTGTCTTGAAAATCCTCGTTGGTCAAGAGGGAGGAGTGAACGCCATCTCCGGAGGAGCTGGGGGTGGGGGTGGAACATTTGTTGTCACTGATGAAAACACACCTCTGTTGATTG cCGGCGGTGGTGGTGGAGTGGACAAAATGAAAGGAGAAAGTCCAAGATGTCACGGAGCGTCGAGCAAAAATGCAAACGCGGGATATGGAGGCTCACAGTTCCAAGGAGGGACGGCTGGTAGAGGAGCCGAAGAAGGAGACAATAATTACTCTGGGGGAGGAGGAGGCGGATTTGAGACCAGTGGACGATCCAACCAAAACTTCGGTGGAGCAAAAGGAACTGGTGGCGAGGGAGGCAAATCATTTTACAAAG GTTCTCTGGGCGGGCGTTCCAATCAAAATGAAGTGGATGGTGGATTCGGCGGTGGAGGTGGTCCAAACGGAGCCGGAGGGGGTGGAGGTGGAGGCGGTGGCTACTCTGGTGGGGCCAGTGGCAGCCGATCCAATTCTTGTGGGGGAGGTGGTGGATCTTTCAATGGAGGCCAGGAGCAGACCAACCAGAGTGGAATCAATAATGGCCACGGATACGTCATCATTAAGCTTCTTAATGTCAAATAG